A region of the Planctomycetota bacterium genome:
GGGCACGCCGAACTACGACCTCGCCGTCGAGCACGGTTTCAAGCCGCTCACGGCCGCGGAAGTCGCCAGGAAGGCCGACCTGGTCCAGATCCTCATCCCCGATGAAATCCAGGGCAAGGTCTATCAGGCGGAGATCGGGCCGGTGCTCGCGGTCGGAAAGGCGCTCGGGTTCAGCCACGGGTTCAACATCCACTTCAAGCAAATCGTGCCGGCCAAGAACCTGGACGTCATCATGGTCGCGCCGAAAGGTCCCGGCCACACCGTCCGCGAGCAGTTCGTCGAGGGGGCCGGCGTCCCCGCCCTCTTCGCCGTCCACCAGGACGCCTCCGGCAAGGCCCGCCCTCTGGCCCTCGCCTATGCCAAGGCCATCGGCGCCGCCCGTGCCGGCGTCCTCGAAACCACCTATGCCGAGGAGACCGAAACCGACCTCTTCGGCGAGCAGGCGGTCCTGTGCGGCGGCGTGACGAGCCTCATCAAGGCCGGCTTCGAAACGCTGGTCGAGGCCGGATACCAGCCGGAACTCGCCTACTTCGAGGTCCTCCACGAACTCAACCTCATCGTCAAACTTCTGGTGCAGGGCGGCCTGTCGTACATGTGGTACTCGGTCTCGAACACCGCCGAGTACGGCGGCCTGACGCGCGGCGACGTGCTCATTGA
Encoded here:
- the ilvC gene encoding ketol-acid reductoisomerase, whose translation is GTPNYDLAVEHGFKPLTAAEVARKADLVQILIPDEIQGKVYQAEIGPVLAVGKALGFSHGFNIHFKQIVPAKNLDVIMVAPKGPGHTVREQFVEGAGVPALFAVHQDASGKARPLALAYAKAIGAARAGVLETTYAEETETDLFGEQAVLCGGVTSLIKAGFETLVEAGYQPELAYFEVLHELNLIVKLLVQGGLSYMWYSVSNTAEYGGLTRGDVLIDAAVRQRMKKLLADIQDGSFAKEWIEECRAGGKKFKALEAAERNHPVEKVGRALRRLMPFIDAKEV